TGTCTAGTTAAATGAAAAGCTTATATAAAAAGTTGATATTCATTGTAAGTAATAGAATAAATGACAGCACTGTATCTGcaattttttaatatgaatttggTGAGTTTTTTAAATTAGGTCCGTTCTTTACTTTTTGAGTATccatacttttttatttaaaactttattttctaacAGAGGATTCTTGAATTGGAAAGCTCTCTTGCAAAGTATTCACAAGATGACAGAAAACGATCAGAAGAATTAAGCACTCTGATGGAGTCTGAAAAAAACCAGCACACTGAAGAAATCAATTGTATGGTTGAAAAACACAAGGAAGAATTAGAAAAtgtgaaacagcagcaggaaaagctttGGACAGAAAAACTTCAAATCCTCAAGCAACAACAAGTAACTGAGATAGAAAAAATGAGAGCgaaacaagaacaagaaatagATGCaatactgaaagagaaagaaacagttttCCGTACACATATAGAAGAGATGAATGAAAAAACGTTAGAAAAACTTGATGTGAAACAAACAGAGCTAGAAGCACTGTCTTCTGAGCTATCAGAAGCATTAAAAATACGCCATGATTTAGAACAAGAGCTCTCAGTACTGAAAAGTGAAGTAGGTGAAGCAAAGCAAGAATTGGAGACAAAGTTAGAAGAACAGAGGAACCGGCACAAGGAAGAAATTGAAATGATGTTAAAAGAGCATGAAATTTCTATTCAAGGAGTTGAGAAGGTACTCACGGAGGAACTGAACCAGCTCAAGCAATCATTGGAGGAAAAAGACAGACAGCTGGAGGAAGTAAAAGCCCATGAACAGAAACTAAAGGAATCTGTGGAAAGATCTGAAAGTGAATTTGTCCAAGCGTCTGCAAAGCTAGAGGAGCTCTCTCAGTCCCATCAGAATACTGCTAGGGAGCAGGCAAAGATTTATGAAGAGGAATtagcaaagctgcagcaaaaACTGACAGGTCTGGAAGGTGAAAAATTGCAACTTAATGAGCAGATATTAAGAACTGAATCCCAGCTGAATGAAGTTAAGAATGAGTTAGAATCATACATCTCTCAGGTACGTGACCTGAGGCAGCATCTGCAAGAGCAGAGCaatgaaaatacacaaaaagtAACCTCTCTAACACAACAGTATGAATCTCAATTGAAGGATCTAGAAAGAGAGGCTGATCAGACAAAGAGGACTCTGTCTGAGAAGGAAGATGAAATTGAACACATGAGAAAGTCACAGAGTGAACAAGTGGAAGAGCTTAAACAGAAATTGTCAGCCAAAGAGGAGAGAATTAGTGCTTTACAAGGagaatatgaaaataaactgaaacatcAGGAAAACAAGATGGACAAAGTTaaacagagagcaaaagagaTGCAGGAGACTTTCAAAAAGAAACTTACTGAGCAGGAAGCTAAACTAAAAAAAGAACTCGAAAACAAGCAGTTGGAGTTCAGTCAGAAAGAGAGCGAGTTCAATGCTAAAATGTTGGAAATGGCACATGCCAGCTCAGCTGGAATCAGTGATGCTGTGTCAAAACTGGAATCTAATCAGAAAGAGCAATTAGAAAGTCTGGCTAAGGTTCATAAGAGGGAGTTAGAGGAAATCACCCAGATTTGGGAAAAGAAACTCAATCAGCAGGTTGAAGAGCTCCAGGAAAAACACGAACTGGAACTAcaggagaaagagcaggaagtTGGAGACCTGAAACAGAAACTTGCCACCCTCAGTGCTGAGAACGAGGGCTCCAGAACCGAAATAACCCGACTGAAGGAAGAACAGATGAAGAGGGAGGAGTCCCTGAACGAAGTGCAAGAACGACTAAAGCAGTCATTGGCCAAGGTGGATGTTTTGTCAAATAGTGAAAGTGACCTGAAAACACAGCTCAGAAAACTGGAAGGTGATCTTAGTCAGTCTAAGAAAGACCACTCAGTACTTCAGGAACAGCTTAGCAATCAGAAAGCAGTAGAAGAAAAGGACAAAGCTAAAATAAGTGAGCTTACAGATACGCTGAAAACCCTTGAGGAGAAACTCCAAACTGTGCAGTCTTCTCAATGTAAAGATCATGaaaattatgagaaaaaaatagaggCGATTCAACTGAAAGAAACCGAGTTTAAGAGGTTGTCAGGAGAACTTGTAGCACAGTTAGATGCTTATTGGAAGAATGCTGAAGCTCTATTACAAACAAAAAGCAATGAATTAattgaaaaatgtaatgaaaaaattGGCACAGTAGCATGCAAAATTGCAGATTGTGAATACCGAACCGCAAAAATTAAAGAAGCCATATTAATTAAAAGGGGTAAGATTCCCGAACTAGAAGCTCAACTTAAAGAAGCTACAGAGCATCATTCTGCTCTAAGTAGTTCTTTACAAAAGTCAATGCAACAGCTGCAAGAGAAAGACAGTTTAATCATGTCCCTGAGAGCTGACATTGAAGGACTTGTAACAGAAAAGGAACAACTGCAAAAAGAAGGAGGGCATCAGCAGCAAGCAgcatcagaaaaagaaacttgCATAACACAGCTGAGGAAAGAGTTATCAGAAAATATCAATGCTGTCACCTCAATGAAAGAAGAACTCCAGGAAAAAGAATCTGAAATTTCTGCTCTCAACAAAACGGTTAATGAGCTTAACGTTAGACTTGAAAACATGGTAAGTGTAACTGAGAAAGAAGCAGCCATGTTACGCGAGCAGCATCAAGAGAGTCAGGTGCAATTGTTAAAGCAGGTACAAGAGTTATCGTCCAGAGTTGAGACACTGAGTCAAGAAAAAGCATCAGCTCTTGAGCAGGCGGATCAGTGGATGACCAGACTCTCagagtggaagaggaaagcaCAAACAAGGTTTACACAAAATCACGATACTATTAAAGATTTGCAGAGCAAACTTGTACTAAGCAATACCCAAGCTAGTGAAAAAGATGACGAGCTAAATAAACTGAAGGAGGAGCTGGCTAAACAAAGCAAGAATGTGGATAGTTTAAAAAGTGCATGGGAACAAAGGCAGAACCAGAGGGAAAAGCAAGAGAGTGAGTTGACCGCAGAGTTAAAAATCCAAGCAGCAAGAATTGCTGAACTAGAAGAACACATTGCTCAGAAAACTTCCGAAAACAATTCCTTGATGGAGGAACTTCAAAAGTATAATGAACAAAACGACACAGAGCAAAAAGAGATCGCTTGGCAACTCCAGCAGGCAGAGGAGATGGCTTCTGAAAAGGACAATAGGTTTAAGGAGGCTGAAGAAAAAGTGCTtaatcttgaaaagaaaataagttcaTTGGAGGCTGAATttgaagcaaaggaaagggaaTTTGAACGAATTAAATCAGCGATActtaaaagcaaagaggaagagcTGAAAGGATTAGAAGAGAGACTGAATGCAGAAAACAGCGCTAAGTTAGCAGATCTGAAGAAGAAGGCAGAGCAAAAGATTGGTTCTATTAAAAAGCAATTGATGTCtcaaatggaagaaaaggaacagcaaCTTAAGCAAGATAGAGAAAATCAGTTAAGAAACTTGGAACAAAGAGTGCAGGAAAGAGAAGCCAAGATTGAGACCTTGGAACTAAAAATCAAGTCAACAAGAGATTCCACAGAATTAGAGGAGGAAATGCTGCAAAAAGTAGAGAGTGTAAAAGCTGCTGTAGAACAAGAAAAGGATAAAATGCTTGAGAGTGTCCGACAGACTTATGAAGAGAAAATACATGTGTTACAGAAGGACTTATCTGAAAAAGATGAATTATTGCAGAAGTATGAAAAGGAACAAAGAGAGAGGAATGACTCTCATCTAGAACTGCAAAGCAAACAGGAAGAACTGTTCGGAAAACTGGCATGTGTTGAGAAGAGACTTCAAGAGGAACAACGTTTGACCGAAAGCCTCAGGAAAGAACTTGAGGAGCAAACTAAAAAATGCTCAGTGTTAGTGGATGAGTTAGCAAGCAGTAGGGAGGAATTAAAAGCgaaagaacaaaaacatcttGATATGGAGACTGTAACTGGAGGTTTCCAGAAAAGATTGCAGGAAAAGGAGGCATCCAGTCAATCTTTAGAAGAGAAGATAAGAGAGTTGGAAAACAATCtaatgaaggaaaaggaagtgCACAAGACTGAGCTGGAAGATACAAGTTTGAGAtatgaagaaaaactaaaaagtttGCAGCAGCAGTTGGATGAAAGAAATGACCACCTGAAAGCTTTTGAAGAAAGTGCTGAAGCAAAGACTAGATCTGATTTAGAGCTGCAGAAGTTACTGGGTGATATGCAGACCCAGCAGAAGGACTTGCAAAATAAACTGGAGGACTCTGAAAGGGAGAAACAGAAACTACGCAAAGATGTGAATAGTCTTCAGAAAGACCTGCGTACTCTGCGAAAAGAGCATCAGCAGGAACTTGACATAGTTAAGAAGGAGTCCTTAGAAGAAATGGAGGAGAAAATCAGGTAAATCTTCCTTGTCTTGTTAatattgctttgctttatttttagccACTTAAATCTGAGGATGACTACTCTTTTTAAAACTTGGATTGTAACAATGAGATAAGGATTGCTATTTTTCTCTGATTTCGTAAATGggtttgcttaaaaacaaacagcaagaaaagagCAATTTGAAACTAGCACTTCATTCATGAACATGTAACACAGTTTTTAGGTCAtaagtttaaaaagttttttttttccttaaaatactgTGCATTGCTCTTGATTTACATTGTGGTAGTGATGGTGATTTTTCTATATTACCAGAATATTAAATACGGTTTTATTTTCCTCAACCAGGAACTGAAGTATGTTAGAAGTTAGTATTGAATTTGTTAAAAGTTAGTGTCAGGTCCCTACCCTCTAAGTTATCTCAGAATCCATTGAAAATTTAGAATTTTTCATAGGTACTGCAAAAAATGTAGTATGCTCTTCAGAGCAATAATAGTTTCTCAAGTAAGGTATTCTCTAAGAACTCCACTTCTGTTCTTTACTTCCAATTCTTTgtctttgttgtttaaaaaaaaaacagatttttttttaatgaaatgcctGTCTTGCAGATGAATTTGATGgggtggaggaggaaggttgAAGGGAGGAAGGTGGACAGAAACCCCACAGGATTCACATAATATTACCACCTTCAAAGCCAGCCCATTCTAAAATAGTTTTGGAGAAATTCCCAGACGACCTACCTCGCCACACTgtctttaaacattttcattttttcggtgtattttttgatattttgtacAGGTGTGAACAAGAAGACATTGAATTAAAGCACAACTCCACCTTAAAGCAGTTAATGAGAGAGTTCAATACTCAGCTGGCTCAAAAAGAGAGGGAATTGGAAACTGCTGTAAAAGAGACGATCAGTAAGTGAAATACTAACGTAATTGCAGTCAGTGAAGGTTTAAAAAATGGCCAGAAAGCCACTTTCTTCAAACATTTTGGGCAAAGGGTTTCACCTGGTAGTCTTGTAAAGAGAACATTTAGTTTCTGACTTGATGCTCCTTAGAGAACTCGGGGAAAGATCTTTTGCTTAGGAAATAACATCTAAATTTTAGTTGTAACACAGTTAGAAAACACGTCTttatttgttcttcctttccccGTAGACTTGATCTTTGATCTGGCACTATGTATGTCCGCATCTGTCATGGTAGGAGTTACTGGTGGTAGCCATAGTAGCCATAGTTACTATCTTTTTGTCATCCTGTACACACAGAATAGGAAGAGAGCATGTTTTTAGGGGTGAAGGTCTAAGCACATTGataagttttcattttaatgcttCTTGGGATTGAGCAACACAAGCCTGTAACATTTCAATCCAGTGTCCAATGCATGGATTTCTTTGAGAGGAAAATTGCATCCAACTGGGAATCAGAATTGCATTTTCTTAGCTGTATCTGGCAGACTTCGTTCACTGGCACCACTAATAGGTACCAGTTGGATATGATGTCTGATTAATATCCTGTATGGTTATAGCTAGAGTACAGCATGTTTCGGcttcttttctttgtccttctttTGCCACCAAACTCTAAGTTGAAAGCTGGAGTGAGCAGGAAGTGTCTTTTGGCTCCACAATTGCTGGAGATGCCCCTACAAGTGAGGAATTTCTGAAAATTTGCAGCTGTTTCAGATCTCTTCTGTAGGTAGAGTAAGAGATAAGCAAATAAGGTTTAGCAATTGATTCTAACTTTCAGAAATAAGTTCAGACCCCGGGCAGGAAAAATTGATGCTAATACCAAACTACAAACAGCAAACTATACGTGTTGGAGTAATGACAAAAATGTTGTTGATGTTGACTgtgaaaaatgaatttgcataAGACTATTTCTTTATAGATGCCTTTCACAGTTGTCTTTAAGCTTTTTTAATACTCTTGTGACatctaatttattaaaataaacgcgtatttttttgtattgcctgaccttttttttttttttttttttttttttttttttttttacaggtaaaGCCCAGGAGGTAGAAACTGAATTGATAGAAAACCATCACATAGAGACAACACAGTTGcataaaaaaattgcagaaaaagatgatgatctaaaaagaactgtaaaaaaatatgaagaaatccTTGAGGTATCTTTCTGAAAAGTGATAAGGCCATGTACATTTTgacatatttctttcctttgtttcattGCAAATTTAGACAAAAAAGTATAATTCTTGCTGGTAAAGATCTTTTGAAACCTACTGCTTGCATTATACTTTATGTGTATGTTTACCTAGCCATCCCTTTGAGGTGCTTTGCAATTAAAATGTTTGTCTCTGTGTTTTGTGAGCATGTAAGAACACTAAAAATTAAGCCCTAGCTCTGATCCTTCAGTAAGAGCTATAGGTCCTTAAGTGCATGCAGTCCATCAGTTTGTCTGTCTCGAGGCCTGAACATCAGCAGTTTCCAGATCGAAATGAGGAAAGTAAGCAAGTTAAACAAATTAAAGCTTTACTAGTTTTagtttgttgttgggtttttttgtttcttttgaggaTATAAATGCTTTGTGAGTCAGCCTCACCCTCCTCTCTGATATTCTGTCCGAATTGGGACCATAGCCCTTAAAGTGAGGCTTTGTTTTATGCAGGGTGCGGTCTATCTGCATGGTTTTTGAGTTAGTAAAGCTTGCATTTTTATCTGTGAGTGAACTTTTTTTGTATCTGTGAGtgaacacacacatttttatctgtgtgtgtctgcatgaTATTTGCAAATAGACACAATCTTGCTCCAGTAACATGGCAACCAGAAGTTGGCAGCCAACTTCAGTCTAAGGATACTTTACCCTCCAAGGATGCCTACTGTCTTAGCCGAGTAGGAATTTCGATGGAGCAAGGACATGTTTGGCTACAAAAGATTGAATAATTTTCAATGGTAGACTATACGTTAAGCTGGGATGCAGGCTTtaattttgctgatttttagTCCTTATATAAAAAATAAGTGTTCCTTGAATAGAATCAGTAGTAATACATGGAAATGAACCTTCAGTTTATGCTCAGTTGCCAGTCCAGAGCTATGTACTGAGCATGTCTGAGTGCTCTATGCTATTAAAAAAGCCCAAACCTGAAGGCAGATTGATATGTTGTGCTCTGGTTTTTGTACCTCGAGCAGCTTAGATGAAGATGCCaagtttttaattttagaatCCCCTTTCTTTTGTTTAGTAATTTAGAAAAGTTACACAGTATAAAACAGTGAAGTTAATTGCTTGTGCCACAGATCTAAATTCCAAATTTCTGGAATATACTTTTCCCACATATTGTCTGGATGTGCAGTGTGCTACCGTTCAAGTCCGTACTGTAAAGGTCCAATAGGTATCTGATTTAAAGTCATTTACGTAcaatttctctctgtttctgatGCATTCTGAACATATGAACATCTGAGCATGTCTGAAACTTATATGCGCTAATGAATGTGTAAACTTGCAGGTTTAGGctaattttgttcttgtttgcCTCCCATTGATGATGGCAGTGATCACTAGCTGGAGTTAGAATAAGTTCTGTTTCTCTTAGCTGTGGTTGGATGAGTTAAATTCCAGACCACGTGGTTCTTTTTCAGGTAATGGTGTGCATCTGAGTGTTTCAGTGATTTTGGCAAACACAGTTTACAGAGTCTGTTTACTTATTTCCTGAAAAAGTATTGCAAGAATCTAATAGTTAAGAAATACTTGTGTTAAACTGAGTGTGTGTCACCTGTACTAGAAACAAGAACATCTGCCTGAGCAGATGTGTGAGATTTTTCAAGAGAACCTGAAGTTATCAGTtattccttccccacccccattACCTGGCTTGAAGGTTTGAGAAATTTCACATAAAGATATTTATGCAGAAACTGTGAGGCTTCTGCTGCCATAAGTGGTAGGAAGACTAAGCAAAGATAATGATGGTTGCAACAATGACTTTTGCTCATTTAGCTTTAGAGCTCTTCACTGCGTTTTACACATGGTTAATGTTGCTAAAGACTCGCCAACCTTGATGCCTTAAAGGCTAGCAGGAAGAGCTCAGTCTGTTAAACTTAACATGATTTATTTGTGAAGTACTCTCCTGGTACTTCTCTTGCTTTGCCAGGTGTTTACTTATCTTTCGTAAACACTTTGATCACACAGGATTTCATTAAAGTCTCCCTAATTAAAGGACTTCTGAATCATCATAGCCTGTAATTTGAGACCTGTGATTTTTCTACAGCTAAACTATCATTAAATATCATTAAAGAGAAGTTGAATGTTGCACTCCAGTTAGCTTAACTTAAGCCTATGTGTGAGCTAGAAATGAAATACCTAATTTCAGCTGTGTAATCTTTCATTTGTTGTAATGCCTCCCATGTGGATACAGCATAGGCTTTATGGTTAAGAATTGAGAAATTACAGCTTTATTGAAGTCTTAGTCTATAATTGTAATTAGAAGAGaatgtattttatacattttCAGAATTTGGCAGATACTTTACAGAACAGTAAGTTATTAGTGGAAATACAGTTTCTGTAGCATGTTGGATCATATATGATCTCTAGTCTTTtcaaattttaagttaaaatctCTGTTCAGGGAATTTGTATAAAGAATGTCTCACAGGTCCCCTTTACCGAGGTGTCATTCATCATTTTGAGTTGAATTTCTCTTTCCTGCCTTTCAGCTACCTTCTATGACTAAGAGTGATGTGCATGGAAAATGTAAGAATTCAGATTCTCAGTATAAAAAAAGTGAGGTAAAAAGAAGTAACTGGATGTGTCAGGTTTTGATATTTCGTAACTAGAGAGTATAACCACCTATAAGAGAAATCTTAGAAAAGTTTGGCTGTTGATGTGTTTTTGTGGACATAGGAAAATCatgtgaatgaagaaaaaataacctACCTTGGGAGGTCATGGCATTTGAGATTGAGCGAGGGTTTTTATTGACAGTGGATATTCTCAAAACTTCTAGGCCAGAAAACTTCCTCAGGCACAGTGACTTCCCATTCACTAgttttggatttgtttgttttgaggggtGTGTGTTTATTCTCAAGCAAGGTACAAGGAACATACTAAAAAGTGGCCTTACAGGGAAATAATTCTTATTTTCTCATGGCATACCCTAATTTTTCTAAGCCTGGACCAGTCTTGTTCTCCGtttaatttttcagtaaataTTCTGTATCACTATGGTCTGTTCTCCTGAGATTTTCAATGGAACAAAATTTTGGTCAGCTGTTCTGTTATTGCTAGGTTGGTAAGTTGTAAAATTTGATCTGTACTGATAAGTTGTACTGATTTGATTACACTTGAATGCTGTTCTAGTGCTAGTGAAAGGAAATTGTTACAATTTTCAAAAAGCTAACTGTAATCCTAACTAACCTTAATTGTTCAGGGCCTGCAAAATCACCTTAAGCTCCTGTGGTGGTTTCTCACTGTTTTTCCTAGTCCTTTAGTATAACTAGCCTTTATACTGAGTTTCAGACACCCTCCTGTATGTGTATGGCATAACTTCTTTGATTGCTTTTTTATCTGCTGTAGTTAGATGTTAAGGGTTTAAATGATTAGTTGtataagtaaattttttttttttttcattttggaggcTCGTGAAGAAGAAATGACAGCAAAAGTTCACGAGTTGCAGTTACAGCTAGAAGAATTGCAAAAGGAGTACAAACAAAGGATGGCAGAAGTGGAGCATCAAAACAGTGAAGTGAGCTGACATTAACATTTTTTAACTTTTGGTGTGAGAATTGCTTATAAAACTCTGTTGTTTCCGgttaattgctttttatttgtattttagtcTTCACTTTCCCATACAGTTTGTGTTCTGTTAGATGTTAATTTTGAAAGTGAACCTTTTCAGAATCTGCAGTATTTGATGATATCTTTTTAATGGTTTGTTTACAAAGTCCAGTTGTGTTTCGAGGGGAAGTTgccttgtacttttttttaaaaacattgattttACTGAAAGCCCTTTTGAAGGGGAGGAAATCATGTTGGGTCATTTTTCGTGTGGTTTGGAATTGAAATTGCAATGGACACTGAAGTAGTCCCATACCCCGAATACATCGAGTGCGGACAGATATGTTTCTTTCTTAATTGACCAACGAGTCAGCGCACACTTTTGTCTCTCTGAGAATGCATTTTAGTTGAGGAATTCTTCTTTGAGTGATAAAAATATTACTAATTATCACTActctgagaaaattaaaaatacatgagaTATTGAGTAATTGATGAGATCATTCATATTAaccttcttttaaaaagtttccgTTTTAATAATAGGCCTCAGTGGGGGGacataaggatttttttaattgctactgCAAACTTAATGTATGAACTAtctcattttctttagttttgatGGGAGAAAATACAGCTCCTAATGTTTGTCCCTTCTCGCTTGGACTTACTTGTAACATGTTTTTTGTTACTCTTGTTAATTGTTCCATGAcataaaagttttgttttcataaccagaaaagcagaaataattgtaTCAGACTGCCTCGTACTCTTAATCAACCCTTGCCCACCTGCTAATGATGATTTTATATAATCTTATTACCTGGGAGAAGATTTCTTAAGAGATTCCTAACATCTTAAATCATTATTCTGAAAAGTATAAAGAGTACTTTATCTTTAGGATTTTTTGATTAACTGTGTTTCATCTAGTGACTTCATTAGAAAAATCTGCTCTAAATATATGCAGTCATTTATCATCATGTTATGCGTTCAGCTTCAGGATTACGTTTTCACTGATAGGACCTGAAAGTTATACCAAATCTATGTACCAGCAATGAGGTTTCACATGTTTCCCAATTCTTCCCCGAAGTGCATCACGCAGAGTTGCAGTGGTAGCACAGAGCTGTAAAATATTTGGCTGTTGCAGTTATTCCATCTCTACGTAAAGATGACTGTGCTTACAATTTATAAGCAAAATAAACAGCTGATTTTGTCCATCTTTGGAATCTTGTCCACAGTTCTCCACTCCTTGGAGTTTCCGTGGCAGGCTTTGGAGAAACTCAAAGGAGTTATTCCGTTTGTGGCAGGTATAAACCGGTTGAGAAAGCTCCATCGCTGGTAAATAGCTTTGTTCTAAATGATAACTGATGTGTCatttggaggagaaagaaagggtttCTGTGACAGTATATGTTCTGTAGGTACATCAATACAGTTAAAGCAACCAGGTTCAAAGTGTCTGTAGAATAAGAAGGGGAAATGTACAGGAGTTAGAGCTCTAATTTTATTGGAGTTTAGGCATCAGCCTTTCTTGAGATACTTTGAGAGTTCCAACTAAATTCAAATTCAGCAAATGTTTCGCAAACTGCGTTTTGTATAGTTTTAATTTAACTGAATGTGAATTTCATATTTTGTGCTCAGAGGTTATTCACAATGGTAACTTCATCTCAAAATGACATAACTGGCCTGATAGTCATATTATGCTATTGAATGTGCAGGTGACTGCGTTCTCATCAAGTCAAAGTTGATTCAcgtctgattttattttttttcaagtgtcaAATATTTagactgcttttccttccctaagTAAATGGGCTTCCAATTCTTGTTTTATCAGCGTTTCAGGACTGGATTCTCCTTCTTTAACTCAGCCCGCTCTGGGGTGAGGAGGtagttttcttccccccccccccccccttagaaaTATAGCAGAAAGAACAACTCTATTTCCTTCACACACTTAATTTTTCTATTGTCCCTTCTCCATCTGTTTGTAGAAAACTTAATTTTGCTATTAGCTGGTGCAATAGCATAGATTTGTAACATTATAGACCTAGATAAGAAAATTGGACAAGGCCTGTGGACCTTGTCCACATACCTGCATCAAAGCAGAAGTGTACAAATCCATACCTCGATTTTACATGTGCATCTTAAGTTTGCTGTGATATGTTTTGTCTCAccttggtttttttatttttttgctttataacttttttttcctcttttattatttttccttcagcGCTAGTTCAGTGGTCTTCAGCTGAGTGGAAGCAACTTTTTGTTGGCAGCTGATAATTTTTGTCCAAAGTTTGAGTCTTCTGAATCACCGAGGGTTCTCTTGGAAAACCTGTGTTGCTTAATTGTCAGTGTTATGCCAAACT
This genomic interval from Struthio camelus isolate bStrCam1 chromosome 2, bStrCam1.hap1, whole genome shotgun sequence contains the following:
- the GOLGA4 gene encoding golgin subfamily A member 4 isoform X2, whose amino-acid sequence is MFKKLKQKISEEQAPPRGAAGRAAPHPPQTPSKSSPPTGNRSRTSSFTDQNDEGTLTPDKELLAGMIAEPAFLSEYTIFALDPTKQPKPQSDGVSLPKQPVTRSTENNGSEPASPQSGDTQSFAQRLQLRVPSMESLFRSPVKESLFRSSSKESLVRTSSRDSLNRLDLDAVAPTFDPPSDVESETEESLGSMDSLSKEQLLQRLRRMERSLGNYRGKYSELVSAYQVIQREKKKLQGILSQSQDKALRRIGELREELQMDQQAKKHLQEEFDASLEEKDQLISVLQTQVSLLKQRLQNGQLGTELPDPNIQSEPQVQSPTKEISAENVMEPGSNEGNEDSVKTLEVLTQRVKRQENLLQRCKEMIRSHKERSAQLTNEKEALQEQLEERLQELEKMKELHMAEKTKLITQLRDAKNLIEQLEQDKGMVIAETKRQMHETLEMKEEEIAQLRARIKQITTKGEELKEQKEKSEKAAFEELEKALSIAQKTEEARKKLQAEMDEKIKAVEKASEEERVNLQQELTRVKQEVVEIMKKSSEERVAELEKFHKKEMATKDQELDERLQAQEKEFQEQMKAALEKSQSDCLKTLQEQEQQEALALEELELQKKAIQSECDRKLQEMHQEVETFRTRILELESSLAKYSQDDRKRSEELSTLMESEKNQHTEEINCMVEKHKEELENVKQQQEKLWTEKLQILKQQQVTEIEKMRAKQEQEIDAILKEKETVFRTHIEEMNEKTLEKLDVKQTELEALSSELSEALKIRHDLEQELSVLKSEVGEAKQELETKLEEQRNRHKEEIEMMLKEHEISIQGVEKVLTEELNQLKQSLEEKDRQLEEVKAHEQKLKESVERSESEFVQASAKLEELSQSHQNTAREQAKIYEEELAKLQQKLTGLEGEKLQLNEQILRTESQLNEVKNELESYISQVRDLRQHLQEQSNENTQKVTSLTQQYESQLKDLEREADQTKRTLSEKEDEIEHMRKSQSEQVEELKQKLSAKEERISALQGEYENKLKHQENKMDKVKQRAKEMQETFKKKLTEQEAKLKKELENKQLEFSQKESEFNAKMLEMAHASSAGISDAVSKLESNQKEQLESLAKVHKRELEEITQIWEKKLNQQVEELQEKHELELQEKEQEVGDLKQKLATLSAENEGSRTEITRLKEEQMKREESLNEVQERLKQSLAKVDVLSNSESDLKTQLRKLEGDLSQSKKDHSVLQEQLSNQKAVEEKDKAKISELTDTLKTLEEKLQTVQSSQCKDHENYEKKIEAIQLKETEFKRLSGELVAQLDAYWKNAEALLQTKSNELIEKCNEKIGTVACKIADCEYRTAKIKEAILIKRGKIPELEAQLKEATEHHSALSSSLQKSMQQLQEKDSLIMSLRADIEGLVTEKEQLQKEGGHQQQAASEKETCITQLRKELSENINAVTSMKEELQEKESEISALNKTVNELNVRLENMVSVTEKEAAMLREQHQESQVQLLKQVQELSSRVETLSQEKASALEQADQWMTRLSEWKRKAQTRFTQNHDTIKDLQSKLVLSNTQASEKDDELNKLKEELAKQSKNVDSLKSAWEQRQNQREKQESELTAELKIQAARIAELEEHIAQKTSENNSLMEELQKYNEQNDTEQKEIAWQLQQAEEMASEKDNRFKEAEEKVLNLEKKISSLEAEFEAKEREFERIKSAILKSKEEELKGLEERLNAENSAKLADLKKKAEQKIGSIKKQLMSQMEEKEQQLKQDRENQLRNLEQRVQEREAKIETLELKIKSTRDSTELEEEMLQKVESVKAAVEQEKDKMLESVRQTYEEKIHVLQKDLSEKDELLQKYEKEQRERNDSHLELQSKQEELFGKLACVEKRLQEEQRLTESLRKELEEQTKKCSVLVDELASSREELKAKEQKHLDMETVTGGFQKRLQEKEASSQSLEEKIRELENNLMKEKEVHKTELEDTSLRYEEKLKSLQQQLDERNDHLKAFEESAEAKTRSDLELQKLLGDMQTQQKDLQNKLEDSEREKQKLRKDVNSLQKDLRTLRKEHQQELDIVKKESLEEMEEKIRCEQEDIELKHNSTLKQLMREFNTQLAQKERELETAVKETISKAQEVETELIENHHIETTQLHKKIAEKDDDLKRTVKKYEEILEAREEEMTAKVHELQLQLEELQKEYKQRMAEVEHQNSEVTIAELQAQLAQKTTLVNDSKLKEQEFKEQIHVLEDRLRNYEKNMYVTAVGTPYRDGNLCHTDVSLFGEPTEFEYLRKVLFEYMMGRETKTMAKVITTVLKFPADQTQKILEREDARPLSWLRPT